The following proteins come from a genomic window of Ictalurus furcatus strain D&B chromosome 26, Billie_1.0, whole genome shotgun sequence:
- the LOC128601980 gene encoding sodium/potassium-transporting ATPase subunit alpha-1 — MGLGAGNDRYRLASTSDNEEKKKKGKHDKKDLEDLKKEVDLDDHKLTLEELQRKYGTDLIRGLSNYRAKEIFERDGPNALTPPPTTPEWVKFCKQLFGGFCTLLWIGAFLCFLAYTIQVSTESEPVSDNLYLGIVLAAVVMVTGCFSYYQEAKSSKIMESFKKLVPQQALVIRDGEKKSINAEDVVVGDLVEIKGGDRVPADLRIISAQGCKVDNSSLTGESEPQTRTPNFSNENPLETKNIAFLSTNCVEGSATGIVINTGDRTVMGRIAILASSLEVGQTPISIEIEHFIHIITGVAFFLAGTFSILSMILGYGWLEAVIFLIGLIVANVPEGLLATVTVCLTLTAKRMAKKNCLVKNLEAVETLGSTSTICSDKTGTLTQNRMTVAHMWFDNQIHEADTTENQSGTAFDRSSATWSSLARVAGLCNRAVFLADQANVPILRRDTTGDASESALLKCIELCCGSVKDMRDNYAKLAEIPFNSTNKYQLSIHKNPNSSETKHLLVMKGAPERILDRCSSIMIQGKEQPMDDEMKDAFHSVYLKLGGLGERVLGFCHYSLPDDQFPEGFEFDTETVNFPTENLCFLGLMSMIDPPRAAVPDAVAKCRSAGIKVIMVTGDHPITAKAIAKGVGIISESSETVEDIAARLNIPVEDVNPRDAKACVVHGGDLKNMSSEQLDEILKHHTEIVFARTSPQQKLIIVEGFQRQGAIVAVTGDGVNDSPALKKADIGVAMGIAGSDVSKQAADMILLDDNFASIVTGVEEGRLIFDNLKKSIAYTLTSKIPEMSPFLFFVIAGIPLALGTVTILCIDLGTDMVPAISLAYEGPESDIMKRQPRDAQTDKLVNERLISMAYGQIGMMQAVGGFFTYFVILAENGFLPLFLIGLRVNWDDPYNNDLEDSYGQQWTYEHRKILEYTCHTAFFMSIVIVQWTDLIICKTRTNSLIHQGMNNKVLNFGLMEETALAAFLSYCPGMDVAVRMYPLKPWWWLCPMPYSLLIFIYDEVRKYYLRRNPGGWLEKETYY; from the exons ATGGGGTTAGGA GCAGGAAATGATAGGTACCGGCTGGCATCAACATCTGACaatgaggagaaaaagaagaaaggaaagcaTGATAAAAAAGATCTGGAAGACCTGAAGAAAGAAGTGGACTTG GACGATCATAAGTTAACCTTGGAGGAACTTCAGCGTAAATATGGCACTGATCTCATTCGA GGTTTATCCAATTACCGTGCGAAGGAGATCTTTGAACGTGATGGACCGAATGCTCTGACACCTCCTCCTACAACCCCAGAATGGGTCAAATTCTGCAAACAGCTCTTTGGTGGATTCTGCACACTGCTGTGGATTGGAGCTTTCCTTTGCTTTTTGGCTTATACGATACAGGTTTCCACAGAGAGTGAGCCTGTTAGCGATAAT TTGTACCTGGGTATTGTACTTGCAGCAGTGGTGATGGTCACAGGATGCTTCTCATACTATCAAGAAGCTAAGAGCTCAAAGATTATGGAATCCTTCAAGAAACTTGTTCCACAG CAAGCTCTGGTTATTCGTGACGGTGAGAAGAAGAGCATTAATGCAGAGGATGTGGTTGTTGGTGACCTTGTGGAAATTAAGGGTGGGGATCGAGTTCCTGCTGATCTCCGAATTATTTCTGCACAAGGATGCAAG GTGGATAATTCCTCCCTTACTGGTGAATCTGAGCCTCAGACACGTACCCCTAACTTTTCTAATGAAAATCCTTTAGAGACAAAGAATATTGCATTCCTGTCTACAAACTGTGTTGAAG GCTCTGCTACAGGCATTGTGATCAACACAGGTGATCGCACTGTGATGGGTCGTATTGCTATCCTAGCTTCAAGCCTTGAAGTTGGACAGACACCAATCTCCATAGAGATTGAACACTTCATCCACATCATCACTGGTGTGGCATTTTTCCTGGCTGGAACTTTCTCTATCTTGTCAATGATTCTTGGATACGGCTGGTTGGAAGCTGTCATCTTCCTCATAGGGCTCATTGTTGCCAATGTGCCTGAAGGTTTACTTGCCACAGTTACA GTGTGTCTGACTTTAACTGCCAAACGTATGGCGAAGAAGAACTGCCTGGTCAAAAATCTTGAAGCCGTAGAAACCCTTGGCTCTACCTCCACTATCTGCTCAGACAAGACAGGAACTCTGACCCAGAACCGTATGACCGTGGCACATATGTGGTTTGACAACCAGATTCACGAAGCCGATACCACCGAGAACCAAAGTGGAACCGCTTTTGACAGGAGCTCTGCCACATGGTCTTCCCTTGCTCGTGTAGCTGGCCTGTGCAACCGTGCAGTTTTCCTTGCAGATCAAGCCAATGTTCCAATCCTTAGG AGAGACACCACTGGAGATGCATCAGAGTCTGCTCTATTAAAGTGTATTGAACTCTGCTGTGGCTCAGTGAAGGACATGAgagacaattatgcaaaactcGCTGAGATCCCCTTCAACTCCACCAACAAATATCAG CTATCCATCCACAAGAACCCAAATTCTTCAGAGACCAAGCATTTGCTAGTAATGAAGGGAGCTCCTGAGAGGATCCTGGATCGATGTTCATCCATTATGATTCAAGGAAAAGAACAGCCAATGGATGATGAGATGAAGGATGCTTTCCATAGCGTATATTTGAAACTGGGTGGTCTTGGAGAAAGAGTGCTAG gaTTCTGCCATTATAGCCTCCCTGATGATCAGTTTCCTGAAGGATTTGAATTTGACACAGAGACAGTGAACTTCCCCACTGAGAATCTATGCTTTCTTGGACTCATGTCTATGATTGATCCTCCTCGTGCTGCAGTACCTGACGCTGTAGCTAAGTGCAGGAGTGCGGGAATCAAG GTCATCATGGTTACTGGTGACCATCCAATCACAGCTAAAGCCATTGCTAAGGGTGTGGGTATCATCTCTGAAAGCAGTGAGACTGTAGAAGATATAGCTGCTCGGCTGAACATCCCAGTGGAAGACGTCAACCCCAG AGATGCAAAGGCCTGTGTGGTCCATGGTGGTGATCTAAAGAATATGAGCTCAGAGCAACTGGATGAAATCTTAAAACACCACACTGAGATTGTGTTTGCCAGAACATCTCCTCAGCAAAAACTGATTATTGTGGAAGGATTCCAGCGGCAG GGTGCCATTGTGGCTGTGACTGGAGATGGTGTTAATGATTCTCCTGCTCTGAAGAAGGCTGATATTGGTGTAGCAATGGGTATCGCTGGGTCTGATGTCTCCAAACAGGCTGCTGATATGATTCTCCTGGATGACAACTTTGCATCTATTGTCACTGGAGTAGAAGAAG GCCGACTGATCTTTGACAACTTGAAGAAATCCATTGCGTACACGTTGACAAGTAAAATCCCTGAGATGTCACCCTTCCTCTTCTTCGTCATTGCGGGCATTCCGCTCGCTCTGGGAACGGTCACTATTTTATGTATTGATCTAGGAACTGATATG GTGCCAGCTATTTCTTTGGCCTATGAAGGGCCTGAGAGTGATATCATGAAGCGGCAGCCTAGAGATGCCCAGACCGACAAATTAGTCAATGAAAGGCTCATCAGTATGGCTTATGGGCAAATTG ggaTGATGCAAGCAGTTGGTGGATTCTTCACTTACTTTGTAATCCTTGCTGAGAATGGATTCCTGCCCTTGTTTCTGATTGGACTGCGTGTAAATTGGGATGATCCATATAACAATGACCTGGAGGACAGCTATGGCCAGCAGTGG actTATGAGCACAGAAAAATTCTGGAGTACACATGCCACACTGCTTTTTTTATGAGTATTGTGATTGTACAATGGACTGACCTAATCATCTGTAAGACGAGGACAAACTCACTGATACACCAGGGCATGAA TAACAAAGTGCTCAACTTTGGCCTTATGGAGGAAACAGCTTTGGCTGCATTTCTGTCATACTGTCCAGGGATGGATGTTGCTGTTAGAATGTATCCACTTAA ACCATGGTGGTGGTTATGTCCTATGCCTTATTCACTCCTCATCTTCATCTATGACGAGGTCAGAAAATACTACCTTCGTCGGAACCCAGGAG GTTGGCTAGAAAAAGAGACATACTATTAA
- the LOC128601771 gene encoding sodium/potassium-transporting ATPase subunit alpha-1, whose protein sequence is MGRGEGREQYELAATSEQGGKKSKSKGKKDKDKDMDELKKEVDLDDHKLTPEELNRKYGSDLIRGLTVARAKEIFERDGPNALTPPPTTPEWVKFCKQLFGGFSTLLWIGAILCFLAYGIQAASEDEPANDNLYLGIVLSAVVMITGCFSYYQEAKSSKIMDSFKNLVPQQALVIRDGEKMSINAEDVVVGDLVEVKGGDRIPADLRIISAHGCKVDNSSLTGESEPQTRTPDFSNENPLETRNIAFFSTNCVEGTARGIVINTGDRTVMGRIATLASGLEVGRTPISIEIEHFIHIITGVAVFLGVSFFILSLILGYSWLEAVIFLIGIIVANVPEGLLATVTVCLTLTAKRMAKKNCLVKNLEAVETLGSTSTICSDKTGTLTQNRMTVAHMWFDNQIHEADTTENQSGTAFDRSSPTWAGLARIAGLCNRAVFLADQENVPILKRDTAGDASESALLKCIELCCGSVKEMRDKYTKIAEIPFNSTNKYQLSIHKNPSDGESKHLLVMKGAPERILDRCSTIMLQGKEQPLDDELKDAFQNAYLELGGLGERVLGFCHYSLPDDQFPEDFQFDTEDVNFPTENLCFLGLMSMIDPPRAAVPDAVGKCRSAGIKVIMVTGDHPITAKAIAKGVGIISEGNETVEDIAARLNIPINEVNPRDAKACVVHGGDLKDLTPEQLDDVLKHHTEIVFARTSPQQKLIIVEGCQRQGAIVAVTGDGVNDSPALKKADIGVAMGIAGSDVSKQAADMILLDDNFASIVTGVEEGRLIFDNLKKSIAYTLTSNIPEITPFLFFIIANIPLPLGTVTILCIDLGTDMVPAISLAYEAAESDIMKRQPRNPKTDKLVNERLISMAYGQIGMIQALAGFFTYFVILAENGFLPSTLLGIRVFWDDKYMNDLEDSYGQQWTYEQRKIVEFTCHTAFFISIVVVQWADLIICKTRRNSVFQQGMKNKILIFGLFEETALAAFLSYCPGMDVALRMYPLKPNWWFCAFPYSLLIFIYDEIRKLIIRRSPGGWVERETYY, encoded by the exons ATGGGACGCGGA GAAGGTCGGGAACAGTATGAGCTGGCAGCCACCTCAGAACAGGGGGGCAAGAAATCCAAGTCCAAGGGCAAGAAGGACAAGGATAAGGATATGGATGAACTTAAAAAGGAAGTGGACTTG GATGATCATAAGCTGACTCCCGAGGAGCTTAACAGGAAGTATGGCAGTGATCTCATCAGG GGATTGACTGTTGCTCGTGCAAAAGAGATCTTTGAACGTGATGGACCCAATGCCCTGACCCCCCCTCCCACCACCCCAGAATGGGTCAAATTTTGCAAACAGCTCTTTGGTGGATTCTCCACTCTTCTGTGGATCGGAGCTATTCTTTGTTTCCTGGCATATGGAATTCAAGCAGCTTCAGAAGACGAACCAGCAAATGATAAT TTATACCTGGGTATTGTGTTATCCGCAGTAGTTATGATCACTGGTTGTTTCTCGTACTATCAAGAGGCGAAGAGCTCAAAGATCATGGACTCCTTCAAAAATCTCGTTCCTCAG CAAGCCTTGGTCATCCGTGACGGTGAGAAAATGAGCATCAATGCAGAGGATGTGGTTGTTGGAGACCTTGTGGAGGTTAAGGGTGGAGACCGAATTCCTGCTGATCTGCGTATAATTTCGGCCCATGGGTGCAAG GTGGACAATTCCTCACTCACTGGTGAATCGGAGCCCCAGACTCGTACTCCAGACTTCTCTAATGAAAATCCTTTGGAAACAAGGaacattgcttttttttctacTAATTGTGTCGAAG GCACAGCTAGAGGTATTGTCATCAACACTGGCGATCGCACCGTGATGGGCCGTATCGCTACTCTTGCCTCTGGTCTGGAAGTTGGCCGAACCCCCATCTCTATTGAGATTGAGCACTTTATTCACATTATCACTGGTGTGGCTGTCTTCCTTGGTGTGTCCTTCTTTATTCTGTCACTGATTCTTGGATACAGCTGGCTAGAGGCAGTCATTTTCCTCATTGGTATCATTGTTGCAAATGTGCCAGAGGGTCTCTTGGCTACTGTAACT GTGTGTTTGACTTTAACTGCCAAGCGTATGGCAAAGAAGAACTGTCTGGTAAAGAATCTTGAAGCTGTAGAAACACTTGGATCCACCTCCACTATCTGCTCAGACAAGACAGGAACTCTGACGCAGAACCGTATGACTGTGGCACATATGTGGTTTGACAATCAAATTCATGAAGCAGATACCACAGAGAACCAAAGTGGAACTGCATTTGACAGGAGCTCTCCCACTTGGGCAGGCCTGGCTCGAATTGCTGGCCTCTGCAATCGTGCAGTCTTCCTCGCAGATCAAGAAAACGTTCCTATACTCAAG AGAGATACAGCTGGTGATGCGTCAGAGTCCGCGCTGTTGAAATGTATTGAGCTTTGCTGTGGTTCAGTGAAAGAAATGAGGGATAAATACACAAAGATTGCAGAGATCCCTTTCAACTCCACCAATAAATACCAG CTGTCCATCCACAAGAACCCCAGTGATGGAGAGAGCAAACACCTGCTAGTAATGAAAGGAGCTCCCGAGAGGATTCTGGATCGATGTTCAACTATTATGCTTCAAGGGAAAGAGCAACCACTGGATGATGAGTTGAAAGATGCTTTCCAGAACGCATACTTAGAATTGGGGGGCCTGGGAGAACGAGTGCTGG GTTTCTGCCATTACAGTCTTCCTGATGATCAGTTCCCTGAGGACTTCCAGTTTGATACAGAAGATGTGAACTTCCCCACTGAGAATCTCTGCTTTCTTGGACTCATGTCCATGATTGATCCTCCTCGTGCTGCAGTACCTGACGCTGTTGGCAAGTGCAGGAGTGCTGGAATCAAG GTTATCATGGTCACAGGAGATCATCCAATCACAGCTAAAGCTATTGCTAAGGGTGTGGGTATCATCTCTGAAGGCAATGAAACTGTGGAAGACATCGCTGCTCGTCTGAACATCCCAATAAATGAGGTCAACCCCAG AGATGCCAAGGCATGTGTGGTTCATGGTGGTGATCTTAAGGACCTGACCCCTGAGCAATTAGATGATGTATTGAAACACCACACTGAGATTGTGTTTGCCAGAACTTCTCCTCAACAAAAACTGATTATTGTGGAAGGTTGCCAGCGACAG GGTGCCATTGTGGCTGTGACTGGAGATGGTGTTAATGATTCTCCTGCTCTGAAGAAGGCTGATATTGGTGTCGCAATGGGTATCGCTGGGTCTGATGTCTCCAAACAGGCTGCTGATATGATTCTCCTGGATGACAACTTTGCTTCTATTGTTACTGGAGTTGAGGAAG GCCGCCTGATCTTTGACAACTTGAAGAAGTCAATTGCTTACACCTTGACGAGTAATATTCCCGAGATcacaccttttcttttctttataattGCAAACATCCCTCTTCCTCTGGGCACAGTCACCATTCTTTGCATTGACCTTGGTACAGACATG GTACCTGCCATTTCCTTGGCCTATGAGGCTGCTGAGAGTGACATCATGAAGAGGCAACCCAGAAACCCCAAGACGGACAAGCTGGTCAATGAAAGGCTTATTAGCATGGCCTATggacagattg GCATGATTCAAGCACTTGCTGGCTTCTTTACCTACTTTGTAATTCTGGCTGAAAATGGATTCCTGCCTTCTACGTTGTTGGGTATACGCGTGTTCTGGGATGACAAATATATGAATGACCTGGAAGATAGCTACGGGCAGCAATGG ACATATGAGCAGAGGAAGATCGTGGAGTTCACATGCCACACTGCATTCTTTATCAGTATTGTGGTCGTGCAATGGGCAGATTTGATCATCTGTAAGACCAGGAGGAACTCTGTCTTCCAACAAGGAATGAA GAACAAAATTCTCATCTTTGGGCTGTTTGAGGAGACTGCTTTGGCAGCTTTTCTCTCCTACTGCCCAGGAATGGATGTTGCCCTTAGAATGTATCCTCTCAA ACCAAACTGGTGGTTCTGTGCCTTCCCCTACTCACTTCTTATCTTTATTTATGATGAAATCCGAAAGCTCATCATCCGACGCAGTCCAGGAG GTTGGGTGGAGAGAGAAACCTATTACTAG